The genome window GGGGGCATCGGAGGGGGGTACCCATGTCCcgctggggacatgggacagCAGTGGGATGCAGATGGAGCCGGGCCGCATCCAGCCCGGGTGTGGGGTTTTGGCCTTATGTGGAGGGCCAGTGCTGGCGCGGGGAAGGGGAGCACGGCTCTGGGGCGAGCCGGGCCCTGCGCGTGGGCGAGGAGGGGCCGGGGCTCTGCGGGAGGGATTTTTCAGCCCTCTGACGGCGCTGGGAATCTGGCTCGCTCCTTTTATGTTCATGTCGAATAGGACTTGAGGAAATACTTGGTCTGGGTCCAAGCGCCTCGAGTTCttctgtgctggaggagcaggaatGGCTGCAGCCTGCCTacgtctgtctgtctgtctgtctgtctgtcagtGCCTGGGACCTGCGTGCGGCACTCGGGGCCCTGCTCGCCTTTGGCTGTGCATCCCCGGGGGGAGGATGCTGACGTAGAGCCATGCCGGGGGCAAGGCACATCCCCAGCACCATGGCCGGGCAGGTGAAGCCGTGGCCGTGCTCCTGGCTGCCCCGGCGGGGCGAGGGCTGGGGCAATGGCCTGGGCCCATGGGTGAGGGCAGGAGtctccctgccccaggggcTTCCTGCTCCTCTGCGGGGATGAGGTAACGTCTGTGCCTGCCGGCGCCGGACCGGGACGGGAGCGTGGGTGGCTGGGGGGAGCGCCTGGGGGTGCCTTCCCTGTCCGCCCCTCACCCCAAGCGAAGGGCTGGACGTGCCTGTGGTTCGCAGCCAGACGTGGGCTGCCCGACGGGCCCTGACTCACTGCGCTTCCTTCCCGCCCCAGGACCGCGGGGATGGCTCCGAGGGGTGGCCGGGCTCCTGCCCAGGCTGAGCCAGCGCCGCCTCCGCCGTTCGGCGTCATGGGGACGGGCCCCGGGGTGCTGGCGTGGCCCCCAGCTGTGCcagagggcaggggctgggcagtGCCCTGGGCCATGCTGAGCCCTCCCCTGCTgcggaggggaaggggctgctctgggctgaTGCGCTGGGAAGTGGGGGGTGGCCCGGGGGTCCCTACCTCCCCCTGGGTCAGGTCTGTGTGGGTGTCCTGTGCCAGGCTGGGCCTTGCACGAAGGTGCCTGGGCCCCGGCAGACCCCTGTCCTCGGGGCGATGGTCCCGTGTTGCCGCTCGGCCGGCCCGGCTCTCCGTGACTCTGTCTGTCCCGCAGCTGACGCCGGGCGGGAAGGCGGCCCAGGCTGGCGTGGGAGTGGGCGACTGGGTGCTGTACATCGACGGGGAGAGCACCAGCTCCATGACGCACATCGAGGCCCAGAACAGGATCCGTGCCTGCGGGGACAGGCTCTGCCTCACCTTGAGCAGGTAGGATTCGTGGGTCCTGCAAACCCGGGGTCCTGCTGTGGCCGGAGCAGAGCCAGGACCCTCTGCCCAGTGCCATCTCCTGGCATCACCATCTCCTGGCATCACCACTCCTTGCTTGGAGCCTGGCAGCCCCTGGATGGGTCTGAGGGCTCTACTTGGCTGGATGAGGCTTAGCCTGGCTGCTGGCCCTCGCCTGTGAGCCACCGGGGCAGTGCCAGCTGGCCGTGGCTCCCCTCGGGCGGGTGCTGCATCCCTGGGGTACCAGTGTCCCGGCGGTGGCTGGACCGGTTCCAGCACCTGCCCGGCTGTCTCCTCTCTTGCAGAGCCCAGAACCACCTGGGGAAGCCACAGAAGGTACGTGTTGCTcctggtgctgcagcagcagctcagccttGTCTTAGGGGAGGGGAATCTCTGGGTGTAGACAGACAAATGGACTTTGCTCCTGGGGCCCGCAGGCTTCTGGGGGACCAGGGTGTTTTAGAGGGCTGGAAAACTTCTCgctggaggagcagctctgaccccagcactgcagaggaTCAGAGGGAGCGGGGTCTGTCCAGTGGGTGCCCGggccctggctgctgcctgcctgtgccCCCGCCGGTGCTGGGTGTGGGCAGGGGTGCAGAGGGGCTGACGCAGGGGAGGAGGCCGGGCAGCCGCAGCACGGCCTCAGGGCCCCATGTTTGCTAGTGCTGGGGAGTGCCCTGGCAcggggaggcagggctggggccagggaCCGGTGGCTTCTGGGCAGAAGCCACCTGCATGCGTTCAGCTTCGTGCCATGGGACAGTTGCGAACAGCGTGTGTGCATGCGTTGCCCTGCCGCGGGCAGCAGCGAGCATCCGGGGCACTTACTAATCCTCCAACAACCCTTGGGCAGGGCTTGTGACCTGctgtggctgggctgggtgccCTGCGGAGAGAGGTGCCAGCCTGGCAGAGCCCGGTGCACGAGGTGCACATgctgtccagctttcctgcctgGCTGCCTGCTGCGCTGCCTGGCCCAGGGCTGCCCCTTGCATGCTGCTTGACGTGTGAGCCcgtgtctgtgtgttttgtcTCGCTCAGGACTCACTCCCCTGCTCTGAACCCCTGAAATATAACTTCGCTCCCAGTACCACCCTCAACAAAACAGCTCGGCCCTTCGGGGCCGGCTCGCCTCCGAACCCACGGCCCGGGCTGGTGACGAAACCCGTGACGTACACGCCCCTGGCGCCCGCCTGCACCCCCCAGCACAATGGGTATGTTGCTGTCTGTCCTGCTCCCCAAAGACCGGGGGGAGCccgctgcccagccctgctgcgccTTGCATGCcaggcacccatgggtgggagCGGGCGATGGTGCCCGTGCTGGGATCCCCTGATGGCTGGTGCTGAGGTGGCACAAGAGGACTGTCACGTGTGGGGACACGTGGCCATGCACATGCCGGTCCCTCGCTCGGGGATGTGTCAGCCCGTGGGGAGTCCTGCGGGGCACGACACGGCGGTTGTAGCAGGACACTCGCTGGCATCTGCGGCAGCAGGGAATCGGTGCCTGAGTTGTGGCCACCAGCCAGCGCCTGCCTGGGGATGTCCTGCCGGTCCCCCGGCTGCTGGGACAGGCTGGGCAAAGCGAAGCCCTCGAGCCCTGCGCAGCGCCGTCCTCACCCCGCTCgcagggagggagctgctgcctctgcaggcTGCCCACCCGGCTGCGTGTGTCCGGCAGCTGCCGGTCCCTGTCCCTCCTGCCGAGAGCTGCCGCGGTGCCCTGAAAGCCGGCAATGCCAGGGGATGCGGCCCTGGGCACCCAGGCGTGTtttggggaggtgagggaggcatGATCTTGCCCATTGGTGTCTGCCCGTGCATCCCAGtgtgctcccagccctgggcaaGCTGGGCATGAGTCTCGGGGGTAGGGGGACTGGTGCAGGCCGTAGGTGAGCTCTGGGAACTTCCTGGGTGCTGTGGGTCTAATTtcaccttcctctttctttctttttctcctccctctctctttccctctcccctacAGGTGCTGAGCCTTGACAAGTCAGTAAGCCTTTTGcctgctctctctctcctccctgcatGCCTCTTCCCTGCTAGTGCCCCCTTCTCCGGGGCAgggccagcctggggacaggcagcaggggctgctctgcccaTGTGGGTGGGTCATTCCTGGCACCAAGCTGTCCTTAGCCTGAAGGGTGAGcgctgcctggctctgctggggccctgcaatgtcccttccctcctccctgaaATGCAGCTCGTCGGGGTAAGGGATGCCAGGCTGTGCCGGGCACCCTGCCCAGGGTCAGGCAGGCGGGCGGCAATGCCGTGAGTGCTGTAGGTGTTCACTGGGCTGTTGTGCAGCTCCCCTGCCAGTGATTTTTTGACCTTAGTTTATTCTTACCTTGTCCTTTCCCCTTCTGGCCCTTGGGGCCAGTCTCAGACTGCCAGGAATGGTGGTCAGTCCTGAGCCCATCCTTAATGGGCACTTCCTACATGGAGGAGGAGTAGAGGGTGTGGGGAGTAAGGCAACGTGCGGCGTCTCAGGTACTGGTGTGCTGTGGTTCTGTGCCGAGGGAGgtgtggggcagccccagggaggTGATGCCGTAGGGATCCATCAGATTTGACAGCCGAATCTGTTGCTCGCAGGCAGCCCCCGCAGCCGCTggagccccccagcacccctgtgTGTGACCCTGTGAAGCTGCGGCTGATAGAGGATGCCGAGGACTGGCAGCCCCGCACTGGGACCTCCCAGTCCCGCTCCTTCCTCAAACTGGCCCGGCTGGTGGGCACAGATGGCAGTAAGTTCCCACAGGGCCTGGTGCTGCCTGGCTGCCCGGGGGTGCCCAGCTTTGCCAGGGCAACTGGAGCTGGATAAAGGCCGTGGTGCATCGTGGCACCAGGGTGTTGGTTTTGGCCCCGTGTGGCCCCTCTGGGGTGGCTGAGCCGTCGGGAGCTGCCCGGGGCTGTGCGTGGGCTCGTGGTGGTGCCGCTGGGCTGGGGCCGTGCTCTGCCCCGTggccgggcagggctgtgcGTTGGGGCAGGACAGGTcggttttccttcccttcctgctgtccctgggcctcatttgccacggactgacgctgtctcctcctttctctcctgctgcGCTCAGTGGAGGATCGTGAGGATGAGCTTGTTGAAAAGCCCAGGTAAGGGGAGCGTGTGCCAGGGCGGCAGCAGGAGCCACGGAGGTGCCACGTGGGGCTCAGCCCACCCAGCTGGTTTGCACTCGCTGCTGGTGGTGCAGCTCCAGGAAAGCTCTCTGCCCTGTTGctgtttcctctctcctctcctcctctgttcTCCCGTTCAGACTCTGTCCTCCCCCTCTCCACAGAGCCGGGCTGATGGCAGGGCCTGCCCTGCGCTCACCCCGCAACCGGCATGGCGAGCGCTCAGCCACTGCTCTGACTGTTATCTTGGGAGGGTCCTGCCTGGGCACCCAGCAGCTAGACAGGCTGTCCCCAAACAGGGTGTCCCCGTGCAGGGTGTGCTGGCCAGGACCCACTGGGCACTGCTGTCACAGAGCTGGGGTGGCCAAGCTGCACTGTTGCTTCTTGAGCAGATGAGGTCTGGAGGAAGCTGTTGGCACTGGCAACACCTTGCTGGGGGTGTTGGGAGGTGCTGAGCAGTGCCTGGACCTGGGGCACAATGTCCTGTGAGCCTGgcatggggctgtggggcagctgggcagagctgggtgaGTGTCGCCGGCTTTTCcttggggctgtggggtggctggGAGGCTGGTGTGGAGCAAATGGTGCTGGTGTCTCCGTGGGGCTGGGTGTGCGTACGGGAGGGATGCGCTGAGCCATGGGTCAGCCACTGACTGTTGTACCAACATTTTCCGATGCCACAGGGATGCCCGTGGGTCCATCTGGGGCACGGGGGAGCAGCGGTGAGTGCTGGGGTCTGGCGAGGGGGTCGGCATGTGTGAGGGCCCCTTTGGGAGCGCTGCCCTGTGCCAAAGCAGGGTCCGTGCTTGGTGGCGGCTGAGCGCCTGCCCTGTATCACTCGCAGGCAGCCCCCGCAGCCGCTGGAGCCCCCCAGTACCCCCTCGTGTGACCCTGTGAAGCTGCGGCTGATAGAGGATGCCGAGAACTGGCAGCCCCGCACCGGGACCTCCCAGTCCCGCTCCTTCCTCAAACTGGCCCGGCTGGTGGGCGCAGACAGCAGTAAGTTCCTGCAGGGCCCGGTGCCGCCTGGCTGCCCGGGGGTGCCGGACTTTGTTGGGGCAGCCAGAACCCAGTAGAGGCCATGGGGTGATGTGGCACCAGGGGCTTGATTTTGGGCGGCTGAGCCGTCGGGAGCTGCCCGGGGCTGTGCGTGGGCTCGTGGTGGTGCCGCTGGGCTGGGGCCGTGCTCTGCCCCGTggccgggcagggctgtgcgttggggcaggaggagaggtcggtttcccttcctttcccttcccgcTGTCCCTGGGCCTCAGTTGCTGCAGACTGACTCTGTCTTgtcctttctctcctgctgtgCTCAGTGGAGGATCGTGAGGATGAGGTTGTTGAAAAGCCCAGGTAAGGGGAGCGTGTGCCAGGGCGGCAGCAGGAGCCACGGAGGTCCCACGCGGGGCTCAGCCCACCCGGCTGGTTTGCACTCACTTCTTGCAGTGACTCCGGGAAAGCTCTCTGCCCTGTTCTGTTTCTTATCTTCTTTCATCCTCCTCtgtcctttcccttcccacagAGCCGAGCTGCTGGCGGAGctgcagagcctgccctgcactCACACCACAAGGGGCACTGCCAGTGCTCAGCCACTGCTCTGACCATCTCCTTGGGAGGGTCCTGCCCAGTcacccagcagccaggcaggctgtccccaagCAGGCCATCCTTACAGGGGGATGTCCCCATGCAGGGTGTGCAGGACAGGACCCACTGGGCACTGCTGACACTTGAGCTGAGGCAGCCAAACTGCAGCATGGTGTCCTGGACACAGTGGGTAGGGTcggctggtggcactgggaaCATCTTGCTGGGGGTGTTGGGAGGTGCTGGGCACTGCCTGGACCTGGGGCACAATGTCCCGTGTGGCTGTGGGGTGGCTGCAAGGCCGGTCTGGAGTGAATGCTGCCGGCATCTTCGTGGGGCTCGTAcctctgtggggctgggtgtgCGTACGGGAGGGATGGGCTGAGCCATGGGTCAGCCACTGACTGTTGTGCCGACGTTTTTTCTGATGCCACAGGGATGCCCGTGGGCCCATCTGGGGCACGGGGGAGCAGCGGTGAGTGCTGGGGTCTGGCGAGGGGGTCGGCACGTGTGAGGGCCCCTTTGGGAGCGCTGCCCTGTGCCAAAGCAGGGTCCGTGCTTGGTGGCGACTGAGCGCCTGCCCTGTATCACTCGcaggcagcccctgcagccACTGGAGCCCCCCAGTACCCCCTTGTGTGACCCCGGGAAGTTGCGTCTGATAGAGGTTGCCGAGGACTGGCAGCCCCGCACCGGGACCTCCCAGTCCCGCTCTTTCCTCAAACTGGCCCGGCTGGTGGGCGCAGACAGCAGTAAGTTCCCGCAGGGCCCGGTGCCGCCTGGCTGCCCGGGGGTGCCGGACTTCGTTGGGGCAGCCAGAACCTGGCGGAGGCTGTGGGGTGATGTGGCGCCAGGGTGTTGGTTTTGGCCCCGTGTGGCCCCTCTGGGGTGGCTGAGCCGTCGggagctgcctggggctgtgcGTGGGCTCGTGGTGGTGCCGCTGGGCTGGGGCCGTGCTCTGCCCCGTggccgggcagggctgtgcGTTGGGGCAGGAGAGGTCggtttcccttcccttcccttcccttcccttcccttcccttcccttcccttcccttcccttcccttcccttcccttcccttcccttcccttcccttcccttcccttcccttcccttcccttcccttcccttcccttcccttcccttcccttcccttcccttcccttcccttcccttcccttcccttcccttcccttcccttcccttcccgcTGTCCCTGGGCCTCAGTTGCTGCAGACTGACTctgtctcctcctttctctcctgctgcGCTCAGCGGAGGATCGTGAGGATGAGGTTGTTGAAAAGCCCAGGTAAGGGCGTGTGCCAGGGCGGCAGCAGGAGTTGTGTGCATGGCTGCGCGTCCCAGGCAGGCCTCTGGGCACTGCTGGCACCGAGCTGGGCATGCCGAGCTGCACCACAGCCTCTCGGGCATGTGGGGACTAGAGGAGGCTGATGGCACTGGGAAAACCTGGCTTAGGGGTGTTGGGAGGTGCTGGGCAACGCCTGGACCTGGGGTTTGATGTCCCGTGAGGCTGTCGTGGGGTGGCCGGGCAGAGCTGGGTGAGTGCCACCGGCTTTTTTGCCCTTGTGCTTGCTGCTTGCAGTGGCTTCGGGGAGGCTCTTCCCGctgttgctgtttcttctctcctctaCTTCTCCTCTGTCCTCTCCCCAGAGCCAAgctggtggcagagctgcagagcccGCCCTGTGCTCGCCCCACAACGGGCACTGCCAGCGCTCAGCCACTGCTCTGACCGTCACCTCGGGGGGGTCCTGCCTGGGCACCCGGCAGccaggcaggctgtccccaagCAGGCCATCCTTACAGGGGGATGTCCCTGTGCTGGCTGTGTGGGGCAGGACCCACTGGGCACTGCTGACACTGAGCTGAGGAGGCCAAGCTGTACCCAGGTGTCTCAGACACAGTGGGTAGGGGTGACTGGTGGCACTGGGAACACCTTGCTGGGGGTGTTGGGAGGTGCTGGGCACTGCCTGGACCTGGGGCACAATGTCCCGTGTGGCTGTGGGGTGGTTGCAAGGCCGGTCTGGAGTGAATGCTGCCGGCATCTTCGTGGGGCTCGTAcctctgtggggctgggtgtgCGTACGGGAGGGATGGGCTGAGCCATGGGTCAGCCACTGACTGTTGTGCCGACGTTTTTTCCGATGCCACAGGGATGCCCGTGGGTCCATCTGGGGCACGGGGGAGCAGCGGTGAGTGCTGGGGTCTGGCGAGGGAGTCAGCACGTGTGAGGGCCCCTTTGGGAGCGCTGCCCTGTGCCAAAGCAGGGTCCATGCTTGGTGGCGGCTGAGCGCCTGCCCTGTATCACTCGcaggcagcccctgcagccactggagccccccagcaccccttcGTGTGACCCCGGGAAGTTGCGACTGATAGAGGATGCCGAGGACTGGCAGCCCCGCACCGGGACCTCCCAGTCCCGCTCCTTCCTCAAACTGGCCCGGCTGGTGGGCACAGACGGCAGTAAGTTCCTGCAGGGCCTGGTGCTGCCTGGCTGCCCAGGGGTGCCCAGCTTTGCCAGGGCAACTGGAGCTGGATAAAGTCCATGGTGCATCGTGGCACCAGGGTGTTGGTTTTGGCCCCGTGTGGCCCCTCTGGGGTGGCTGAGCCGTCGGGAGCTGCCCGGGGCTGTGCGTGGGCTCGTGGTGGTGccgctgggctggggctgtgctctgccccgtggccgggcagggctgtgcGTTGGGGCAGGACAGGtcagttttccttcccttcccgcTGTCCCTGGGCCTCAGTTGCTGCAGACTGACGctgtctcctcctttctctcctgctgcGCTCAGTGGAGGATCGTGGTGATGTGTTTGTGAAACAGCCCAGGTAAGGGGAGCGTGTGCCAGGGCGGCAGCAGGAGTTGTGTGCAGGGCTGCGTGCCCCGGGCAGGCCTCTGGGCACTGCTGGCACCGAGCTGGACATGCCGAGCTGTGCTGTGGTGTCCTGGTCACAGTGGGTCAGGGGTGGCTGATGGCACTGGCAAAGCCTTGCTGGGATGTTGTGATGGCTGGGCAGTGCCTGGACCTGGGGCACGATGTCCCATGAgcctggtgtggggctgtggggcagccagGCAGGGTGAGTGTCACTGCCTTCTCCCTGCGTGGGGGCAAGGAAGGGatccagggctgggggggccgcTCCTTGCCCCGTGCAGCCGGGCAGGGGTGGTGCACGGTGCCCGTTTTTTTTGCCTTCGCCTCTCACGACGCCTCCTGCCCCGGCGCCGTGACCGTTGGGTCCCAGCTCTGCCCGGTTTGCTCTGCCGCAAATAAACGCTCCTGGTTTTGTAGCTGTCTCCTTCCTGCCTTTGCCCTGGAGAGGCACAGAGCCACTGGCTCTCCCTCTGTCCCTGTTCCTGTCCCGCGTGGGCCATGTCGCTCTGGCCCTGGcttgccctgcctgctcccaagCCCAGTGCTGGCAGCGTGCCGGGGGGCACAGGCCTTGCCCCTCCCAGGACCAGCCTGGCCCTGCCTTGCTGGCCGCGatggcagagccctgcctgtccccagctctgccGAAGCAGGACCCCGGGGTGTCTCCATGCTGGGTCAGATCCAAGCCCCTCTGCACCCCCATGAGGCTGGGGGCGACTCATGTATTAGCGGGCAGCCGGGGTCTGTGTGGTCCCTGGGTCCCTGCTCAGTCTGGCGCAGCCCAGAGCTGGGTGTGGGACCCCAGCAGGCCTGTGCTCCTCCCACCG of Nyctibius grandis isolate bNycGra1 chromosome 10, bNycGra1.pri, whole genome shotgun sequence contains these proteins:
- the PDLIM7 gene encoding PDZ and LIM domain protein 7 isoform X1; this encodes MGDMESYKVMLNGPAPWGFRLQGGKDFSMPLSISRLTPGGKAAQAGVGVGDWVLYIDGESTSSMTHIEAQNRIRACGDRLCLTLSRAQNHLGKPQKYHPQQNSSALRGRLASEPTARAGDETRDVHAPGARLHPPAQWVLSLDKQPPQPLEPPSTPVCDPVKLRLIEDAEDWQPRTGTSQSRSFLKLARLVGTDGMEDREDELVEKPRDARGSIWGTGEQRQPPQPLEPPSTPSCDPVKLRLIEDAENWQPRTGTSQSRSFLKLARLVGADSMEDREDEVVEKPRDARGPIWGTGEQRQPLQPLEPPSTPLCDPGKLRLIEVAEDWQPRTGTSQSRSFLKLARLVGADSTEDREDEVVEKPRDARGSIWGTGEQRQPLQPLEPPSTPSCDPGKLRLIEDAEDWQPRTGTSQSRSFLKLARLVGTDGMEDRGDVFVKQPSQVSVLDPSPGAAMKTEPGLAPRTPTTTPGPASRPPWAVDPSFAERYAPDKTSTVVSKHSQPATPTPMQNRSSIVQAAQQAPEGPGRTPLCYKCNKVIRGRYLVALGHYYHPEEFTCSQCRKVLDEGGFFEEKGSIFCPKCYDTRYAPSCAKCKKKITGEVMHALKMTWHIQCFTCAACKTPIRNRAFYMEEGQPYCERDYEKMFGTKCRGCDFKIDAGDRFLEALGFSWHDTCFVCAICQTNLEGKTFYSKKDKPLCKSHAFSHV
- the PDLIM7 gene encoding PDZ and LIM domain protein 7 isoform X3; protein product: MGDMESYKVMLNGPAPWGFRLQGGKDFSMPLSISRLTPGGKAAQAGVGVGDWVLYIDGESTSSMTHIEAQNRIRACGDRLCLTLSRAQNHLGKPQKYHPQQNSSALRGRLASEPTARAGDETRDVHAPGARLHPPAQWVLSLDKQPPQPLEPPSTPVCDPVKLRLIEDAEDWQPRTGTSQSRSFLKLARLVGTDGMEDREDELVEKPRDARGSIWGTGEQRQPPQPLEPPSTPSCDPVKLRLIEDAENWQPRTGTSQSRSFLKLARLVGADSMEDREDEVVEKPRDARGPIWGTGEQRQPLQPLEPPSTPLCDPGKLRLIEVAEDWQPRTGTSQSRSFLKLARLVGADSTEDREDEVVEKPSQVSVLDPSPGAAMKTEPGLAPRTPTTTPGPASRPPWAVDPSFAERYAPDKTSTVVSKHSQPATPTPMQNRSSIVQAAQQAPEGPGRTPLCYKCNKVIRGRYLVALGHYYHPEEFTCSQCRKVLDEGGFFEEKGSIFCPKCYDTRYAPSCAKCKKKITGEVMHALKMTWHIQCFTCAACKTPIRNRAFYMEEGQPYCERDYEKMFGTKCRGCDFKIDAGDRFLEALGFSWHDTCFVCAICQTNLEGKTFYSKKDKPLCKSHAFSHV
- the PDLIM7 gene encoding PDZ and LIM domain protein 7 isoform X2, translating into MGDMESYKVMLNGPAPWGFRLQGGKDFSMPLSISRLTPGGKAAQAGVGVGDWVLYIDGESTSSMTHIEAQNRIRACGDRLCLTLSRAQNHLGKPQKVLSLDKQPPQPLEPPSTPVCDPVKLRLIEDAEDWQPRTGTSQSRSFLKLARLVGTDGMEDREDELVEKPRDARGSIWGTGEQRQPPQPLEPPSTPSCDPVKLRLIEDAENWQPRTGTSQSRSFLKLARLVGADSMEDREDEVVEKPRDARGPIWGTGEQRQPLQPLEPPSTPLCDPGKLRLIEVAEDWQPRTGTSQSRSFLKLARLVGADSTEDREDEVVEKPRDARGSIWGTGEQRQPLQPLEPPSTPSCDPGKLRLIEDAEDWQPRTGTSQSRSFLKLARLVGTDGMEDRGDVFVKQPSQVSVLDPSPGAAMKTEPGLAPRTPTTTPGPASRPPWAVDPSFAERYAPDKTSTVVSKHSQPATPTPMQNRSSIVQAAQQAPEGPGRTPLCYKCNKVIRGRYLVALGHYYHPEEFTCSQCRKVLDEGGFFEEKGSIFCPKCYDTRYAPSCAKCKKKITGEVMHALKMTWHIQCFTCAACKTPIRNRAFYMEEGQPYCERDYEKMFGTKCRGCDFKIDAGDRFLEALGFSWHDTCFVCAICQTNLEGKTFYSKKDKPLCKSHAFSHV